The following are encoded together in the Anopheles nili chromosome 3, idAnoNiliSN_F5_01, whole genome shotgun sequence genome:
- the LOC128725448 gene encoding regulation of nuclear pre-mRNA domain-containing protein 1B, whose amino-acid sequence MSSFTETGLVKKLFDLNQSQQSIQTLSLWLIHHRKHHSIIVKTWLKELQRAHSAKKLTFMYLANDVIQNSKKKGPEFGREFEHVLVKAFKNVAQSSPEPKTINSLNRILGIWGDRGVYEEPKIKEYSTALNGTETIPRVEVNGSDKKRKSDVIGNENDPSKKARAAVGTEKKAKSEVVEVNGKVETHITLSPHQPDGDPPEPEDLIKVILELENSASSDAVVRERIASLKPEVSELAALDKLEDKEAAMKLAADVNDAIKILNDYNARLAAEMDDRKKLTTMLRDFLREQQELLLQAENRLEEYQNKLAKIKEVQKEVRNHMNNLPDLTSLPDVTGGLAPLPSAGDLFNAHHH is encoded by the exons ATGTCCTCGTTCACCGAGACGGGACTGGTGAAGAAACTATTCGATCTAAACCAAAGCCAACAAAGCATTCAAACTCTCTCGCTGTGGTTGATTCATCATCGAAAGCATCACTCAATTATCGTTAAAACATGGCTGAAAGAATTGCAAAGAG CACACTCAGCGAAGAAACTCACCTTTATGTACCTGGCCAACGATGTGATACAAAACAGTAAAAAGAAAGGTCCTGAGTTCGGTCGCGAGTTCGAACACGTGCTGGTTAAGGCGTTTAAAAACGTGGCACAATCATCGCCGGAGCCTAAAACGATCAACAGTCTCAACCGTATACTGGGCATTTGGGGCGATCGGGGTGTGTATGAAGAGCCCAAAATCAAAGAATACTCCACGGCACTGAACGGAACCGAAACAATTCCGCGTGTGGAAGTGAATGGTAGTGATaagaaacggaaaagcgaCGTCATTGGCAACGAGAATGATCCTTCGAAAAAAGCACGTGCTGCTGTGGGAACAGAAAAGAAGGCCAAAAGCGAGGTTGTCGAGGTCAACGGAAAGGTTGAAACGCATATTACGCTCAGCCCACATCAACCGGACGGCGAccctccggaaccggaagatcTGATCAAAGTAATTCTGGAGTTGGAAAATTCGGCATCAAGCGATGCGGTGGTACGTGAAAGAATAGCTAGCCTGAAGCCGGAAGTATCGGAATTGGCAGCACTAGATAAGCTAGAAGACAAAGAGGCAGCTATGAAGCTTGCCGCGGAT GTCAACGATGCCATAAAGATTCTAAATGACTACAACGCGCGGCTAGCGGCGGAGATGGACGATCGAAAGAAGTTGACAACAATGTTGAGAGATTTCTTACGTGAACAACAagaactgctgctgcaagcAGAAAATCGGTTAGAG GAATATCAGAATAAACTTGCTAAAATCAAAGAAGTACAAAAAGAAGTTAGGAACCATATGAACAATTTGCCCGATCTGACTTCCCTACCGGATGTAACCGGTGGTCTGGCTCCGCTCCCTTCTGCTGGTGATTTGTTTAACGCGCATCATCACTAG
- the LOC128726432 gene encoding intraflagellar transport protein 172 homolog, with protein MQLKFMKTIVEAQDHLYRVAGLCWSSNNQKLAVATADRTILLFDENGDRRDKFSTKAADPNAVKNSYVIRGITFSPDSTRLAVAQSDSIVYVYKLGEQWNEKKVICNKFPQGAAVTCITWLAGGLIVAGLEDGKVRSLYSKNNKSKTLYATDSMVVTLAQNTKGTGVLSGHEDGSVVRFQLVEEPGEPTGRLLQHPVAPVALAWPQGGIVVAGCDKKICFYDLQGRPMRTFDYARDESEREFTVAAGSPNGQAVAVGSFDRLRIFSWSPRQNAWAESLCKTIPNLYSVTAVCWRKDGSRLAVGSLCGAVLAYESVLRRTIWQDKFELTFVAPSQVLLRSLHEPITTMLVESQLGLEIDDIRIMGKDSYLVGRTEDSLILCDLTRSLTSEIPWIATGRHERFYFENPTVALIFNAGELSLVEYGEHYILGSVRTEFVNPHVISVRLNERGNTRNNKKLAYLLDMKTVCVVDLMLQSTIAQITHDSKIDWLELSETGHKLLFRDRKMRLVLVDVGSGQKQTLLAKVAFVQWVPSSDVAVAQSDTNVAVWYNIDLPEHVTIMPVRGDVVDVLREDGRTEIITREAASEHVYPLDEGLVEFGTAVNDSDFGRAVFYLESLGEKPAAKAMWHNLANIALAQQNLRVAQRCFAALGNASKTFYIGEMIKIAEQYEETTGPGMSCPEVRAMMALLGGDLRTAERIYIEQGDIEAALAMYTKLRRWDDAIKLAERRGYHGLTELKESQMEFLLSSDQEEKAGKVLEERGEKDKAMTLYMKANKPVKAAKLALKTPHLLSNENLISRVSASLIKSELFELAAELANRTGQQQNAITLYRKGGAYARAIELARYVTPDDVTNLEEEWGDWLVGKRQLDASISHYIEAGSTVKALEAAVGAKQWRKAVQIAKVVDDPDEIQKYAIELAEHLCQIGDLKTAEELLVRAELHREAVQLLNKHGQWEKAFEIADRSLPGADVREMFVEMAKGLEREGKYRDAERVLLTINEPDLAIGMYKELELYDSMIRLVERFHKSLLEQTHLQLGRQLESKGRLKNAEVHFLAAGDWKAAVHMYCTASKWEEAHRVAKQKGGQPASEQVAFMWAKSLPIESAARLLTKMNLLDSCVAYACEAGQFDFALELCKVSGRVADDVHLKIAMALEDDGKFTEAEAEFLLAHKPREAIMMHTHGGDWKAALRVAEKYLPEAVHEVLLSQANGALESRNYAEYEALMIRADRPDLILEHYKEYNMVADALRIAKEYVPGAVAELQKLYTRMNRSAGESTDSRYLLQKASEHARNEEFRRATECLLQINESNADEATVARALLRAAEICNQFLEGPEAIEMARELGPRLIEIGQIGPAAQLYLAAELPQEAVDVFIRTDNWAKARRLAKEIDPQLVVYVEAQQKARLRNQGNVEQLADIDMVGALDLLAEQGQWTRCIEKAKQHSVPVLQKYMAQYAAQLIRDGDCTGALQLYLEHGVPPIAANYNIYNRIAVECFALREPDASGVWKNVRTFLLHLVQAMRGSDHAEPEMIDRFEHLLVIAHCYATRAACRQAPALASLAMKISVAMLRYTDVIPCDKGYYEAGMDLRGLGREAEAFVILNHYLDVCEAIEEGSGTLVDHSDLSATDFPSSVPIPAGLHLKNELQLHEEVREWVLAVSMDQKVDQALPTDDRNLYEACLGPSDQPCLVSGYPVMGRQPVVFQRTHRLANRDAWSKLTVAARMAPQTDIPGVIEFLEQWCGPANFLSG; from the exons ATGCAGctaaaatttatgaaaactaTTGTCGAGGCACAG GATCATTTGTATCGTGTCGCTGGTTTGTGCTGGTCCTCCAACAACCAAAAACTAGCGGTGGCAACGGCCGACAGGACCATCCTACTGTTCGATGAAAATGGCGATCGGCGTGATAAATTCTCTACCAAAGCGGCCGATCCGAATGCGGTGAAGAACTCGTACGTTATCCGGGGCATCACGTTCAGCCCGGACTCGACCCGGCTCGCCGTCGCACAGAGTGATAGTATCGTGTACGTGTACAAGCTGGGCGAACAGTGGAACGAGAAGAAGGTGATCTGTAATAAGTTCCCCCAGGGTGCCGCTGTCACGTGCATCACCTGGTTGGCCGGTGGGCTGATCGTGGCAGGGTTGGAAGATGGAAAAGTGCGATCGCTTtacagcaaaaacaacaaatcgaaGACGTTATACGCCACGGACAGCATGGTAGTCACGTTGGCACAAAACACGAAAGGGACCGGTGTCCTGTCAGGGCATGAAGATGGCTCGGTTGTACGCTTCCAGCTGGTAGAGGAACCGGGAGAACCAACCGGTAGATTGTTACAACACCCGGTAGCTCCGGTGGCATTAGCTTGGCCACAGGGTGGCATCGTTGTGGCGGGTTGTGACAAGAAGATCTGCTTCTACGATCTGCAAGGACGTCCGATGCGTACCTTCGATTACGCGCGGGACGAATCGGAACGAGAGTTCACCGTGGCTGCAGGCAGCCCAAACGGACAAGCTGTCGCCGTGGGTAGTTTCGACCGTCTGCGCATCTTCAGCTGGAGTCCACGCCAGAACGCGTGGGCTGAGTCTCTCTGCAAGACCATCCCGAACCTGTACAGCGTCACGGCGGTTTGCTGGCGTAAGGACGGATCCCGTTTAGCCGTTGGGTCCTTGTGTGGAGCCGTTCTGGCGTACGAGTCCGTGCTTCGACGCACCATCTGGCAGGACAAGTTCGAGCTGACGTTTGTGGCCCCTAGCCAGGTGTTGTTGCGATCGCTACACGAGCCGATCACAACGATGCTGGTGGAGTCGCAGCTTGGGCTTGAAATCGATGACATCCGCATCATGGGAAAGGACAGCTACCTAGTGGGACGCACCGAGGACTCACTGATCTTGTGCGACCTGACACGCTCCCTAACGAGCGAAATCCCATGGATCGCAACGGGCCGTCACGAGCGGTTCTACTTCGAGAACCCAACAGTGGCGTTGATCTTCAACGCGGGTGAGCTCTCACTGGTCGAGTATGGCGAGCACTACATCCTTGGATCGGTACGCACGGAGTTCGTAAACCCGCACGTCATCTCGGTGAGGCTGAATGAACGGGGCAACACGCGCAACAACAAGAAGCTGGCCTACCTGCTTGACATGAAGACGGTTTGCGTGGTGGACCTGATGCTGCAGTCGACGATCGCGCAGATCACGCACGATTCTAAAATCGATTGGCTGGAGCTGAGCGAAACAGGCCATAAACTGTTATTCCGTGATCGCAAGATGCGCCTTGTGCTGGTCGACGTGGGTAGTGGTCAGAAGCAGACGTTACTGGCGAAGGTAGCCTTCGTGCAGTGGGTTCCATCGAGCGATGTGGCTGTGGCGCAAAGTGACACCAACGTCGCGGTTTGGTACAACATCGACCTACCGGAGCACGTCACCATCATGCCGGTGCGTGGAGATGTCGTAGATGTCCTGCGAGAAGATGGCCGCACTGAGATCATCACCCGAGAGGCCGCTTCAGAACACGTGTATCCACTGGACGAGGGTCTGGTGGAGTTTGGGACCGCCGTCAATGATAGTGACTTTGGACGGGCGGTGTTCTATCTGGAGTCGCTTGGAGAGAAACCCGCCGCTAAGGCGATGTGGCACAACCTGGCGAATATCGCGCTGGCACAGCAAAATCTACGAGTGGCTCAACGTTGCTTTGCTGCGCTTGGGAACGCCTCGAAGACGTTCTACATTGGCGAGATGATCAAGATAGCTGAGCAGTACGAGGAGACAACCGGACCCGGTATGAGTTGTCCAGAAGTACGCGCCATGATGGCTCTGCTTGGCGGGGATTTAAG GACGGCGGAACGCATCTATATCGAGCAGGGTGACATTGAGGCCGCCCTGGCCATGTACACGAAGCTACGCCGGTGGGATGACGCGATCAAGCTGGCCGAACGCCGAGGTTACCACGGGCTAACGGAGCTGAAGGAGTCTCAGATGGAGTTTCTGCTGTCCTCCGATCAGGAGGAAAAGGCTGGCAAGGTGCTGGAGGAACGTGGTGAAAAGGACAAAGCCATGACGTTGTACATGAAAGCCAACAAACCGGTAAAAGCGGCGAAATTGGCGCTTAAAACACCTCATCTACTTTCGAACGAGAATCTTATATCAAGGGTGTCCGCGTCGTTGATAAAATCCG AGCTGTTCGAGCTGGCAGCAGAGCTGGCGAACCGGACAGGGCAGCAGCAGAACGCGATCACACTCTATCGGAAGGGTGGTGCATACGCGAGAGCCATCGAACTTGCCCGCTATGTTACGCCCGACGACGTCACCAACCTGGAAGAGGAATGGGGTGATTGGTTGGTCGGTAAACGACAACTTGACGCCTCCATTAGCCACTACATCGAGGCCGGTTCCACAGTAAAGGCTCTAGAAGCGGCCGTTGGTGCGAAACAGTGGCGAAAAGCCGTCCAGATTGCGAAGGTAGTCGACGATCCGGACGAGATCCAGAAGTACGCCATCGAACTGGCCGAACATCTGTGTCAGATCGGTGATCTCAAGACGGCAGAGGAACTACTGGTACGTGCCGAGCTCCACCGGGAGGCTGTTCAGCTGCTAAACAAACACGGTCAGTGGGAGAAAGCGTTCGAGATCGCAGATCGCTCGCTACCGGGCGCGGATGTTCGCGAGATGTTCGTTGAGATGGCGAAAGGACTCGAACGTGAGGGCAAATACCGTGACGCTGAGCGTGTGTTGCTGACGATCAACGAACCAGATCTGGCAATCGGCATGTACAAGGAGCTCGAGTTGTACGATTCGATGATCCGGTTGGTGGAACGCTTCCACAAGAGCTTGCTAGAGCAGACCCACCTGCAACTGGGTCGCCAACTCGAGTCGAAGGGAAGGCTCAAGAATGCCGAGGTCCACTTTCTGGCTGCGGGTGATTGGAAGGCTGCCGTGCACATGTACTGCACCGCCAGCAAGTGGGAAGAAGCGCACCGAGTTGCCAAGCAGAAGGGAGGCCAACCAGCCTCGGAACAGGTCGCTTTCATGTGGGCCAAATCGCTGCCGATCGAGAGTGCTGCACGACTGCTCACTAAGATGAACCTGCTGGATAGCTGTGTGGCGTACGCTTGCGAAGCAGGCCAGTTCGATTTCGCTCTTGAGCTGTGTAAAGTTAGTGGTCGCGTGGCGGACGACGTTCATCTGAAGATCGCGATGGCGCTTGAGGACGATGGAAAGTTCACGGAGGCTGAGGCCGAGTTTCTGCTGGCACATAAGCCTCGTGAAGCCATCATGATGCATACGCACGGTGGCGACTGGAAAGCAGCACTACGAGTTGCCGAAAAGTACCTGCCTGAGGCCGTACATGAGGTGTTGCTGAGTCAAGCAAACGGGGCACTCGAAAGCCGCAATTACGCGGAGTATGAGGCACTGATGATCCGTGCCGATCGGCCTGATCTAATTCTGGAGCACTACAAGGAGTACAACATGGTGGCGGACGCACTACGCATCGCCAAGGAGTACGTCCCTGGTGCGGTGGCCGAGCTGCAGAAGTTGTACACGCGCATGAACCGCAGTGCAGGTGAGTCGACTGACTCCCGATACCTGCTGCAGAAAGCGTCAGAACACGCACGTAACGAGGAGTTCCGTCGAGCGACGGAATGCCTTCTGCAGATCAACGAGAGCAACGCCGATGAAGCGACGGTGGCACGAGCTTTGTTGCGAGCTGCCGAGATCTGCAACCAGTTTCTCGAGGGTCCGGAAGCGATCGAGATGGCACGTGAGCTTGGTCCACGGTTGATCGAGATCGGGCAGATAGGACCGGCGGCTCAGCTATATCTGGCAGCAGAGTTGCCTCAGGAGGCAGTAGACGTGTTCATCCGCACCGACAACTGGGCAAAGGCACGTCGACTCGCGAAAGAGATCGATCCACAGCTGGTCGTTTACGTGGAGGCACAACAGAAGGCGCGCCTTCGTAACCAAGGCAACGTGGAACAGCTGGCAGACATCGACATGGTGGGTGCGTTAGATCTCCTCGCGGAACAGGGCCAGTGGACACGATGCATCGAGAAAGCGAAGCAACACAGTGTGCCAGTGTTGCAGAAGTACATGGCTCAGTACGCTGCACAGCTCATTCGAGATGGTGACTGCACCGGGGCACTGCAGTTGTACCTCGAGCATGGTGTTCCACCGATCGCCGCCAATTACAACATCTACAACCGCATCGCAGTGGAATGTTTCGCGTTACGTGAACCCGACGCGAGTGGCGTGTGGAAGAACGTGCGTACCTTTCTTCTACATCTGGTGCAGGCCATGCGAGGCTCGGATCACGCCGAACCGGAGATGATCGATCGCTTCGAACATCTGCTGGTGATCGCGCACTGTTATGCTACACGTGCTGCCTGCCGTCAGGCGCCGGCACTGGCATCACTGGCCATGAAGATATCGGTGGCGATGTTGCGCTATACGGACGTGATCCCGTGCGATAAGGGCTACTATGAGGCAGGCATGGATCTGCGAGGATTGGGTCGCGAGGCTGAGGCGTTTGTCATCCTGAATCACTATCTGGATGTGTGTGAGGCGATTGAGGAGGGCTCGGGCACGCTGGTAGATCATTCGGACCTATCAGCGACTGATTTTCCGAGCTCGGTGCCGATTCCAGCTGGGTTGCACTTGAAAAATGAGCTACAACTACACGAGGAGGTTCGCGAGTGGGTACTGGCCGTTAGTATGGACCAGAAGGTCGACCAGGCACTTCCGACTGACGATCGAAACCTGTACGAGGCGTGTCTGGGGCCGTCGGATCAACCGTGTTTGGTTAGCGGATACCCCGTGATGGGTCGACAACCTGTTGTCTTTCAACGTACTCATCGGTTGGCTAACAGGGACGCGTGGAGTAAGCTGACGGTGGCCGCTCGGATGGCACCCCAGACGGATATCCCGGGGGTGATCGAGTTTCTAGAGCAGTGGTGCGGACCGGCCAACTTTTTGTCGGGTTAG